From a region of the Armatimonadota bacterium genome:
- the xth gene encoding exodeoxyribonuclease III, giving the protein MKIATYNAAGSRARLPRILDWLEENQPDVLAIQETKAENDKFPRAEIEALGYHMALNGQKAWNGVALLSKTPIEDQRTGFGDPEMPEDARIVSGVIQGIRIVNTYVPNGNTVGAEKWIYKMKWLERFRDYIFEHPKGEPLIWLGDINIAPQPHDVYDSAKMLGSVGHHPDEFSRLSKIVEYGLIDVFRLHEFGGGHYSYWEFTVPQAVQRGIGWRIDHIYATEELAEKCVSCTIDKNARLLEKPSDHTFVVAEFEL; this is encoded by the coding sequence ATGAAGATTGCGACCTACAACGCCGCGGGATCGCGTGCTCGACTGCCACGCATTCTGGATTGGCTCGAAGAGAATCAGCCTGATGTCTTGGCCATTCAGGAAACGAAGGCCGAGAACGACAAGTTTCCCCGAGCGGAGATCGAAGCGCTTGGGTATCACATGGCTCTGAATGGGCAGAAAGCTTGGAACGGAGTCGCGCTCCTGAGTAAGACTCCGATCGAAGATCAGCGCACTGGGTTTGGAGATCCAGAGATGCCGGAAGATGCTCGCATTGTTTCGGGAGTGATTCAGGGCATCCGAATCGTAAACACATATGTTCCGAACGGGAACACGGTCGGTGCCGAGAAGTGGATCTACAAGATGAAGTGGTTGGAAAGGTTTCGCGACTACATCTTCGAACACCCTAAGGGCGAACCGCTGATTTGGCTCGGGGACATCAATATCGCGCCGCAGCCCCACGACGTTTATGATTCTGCAAAGATGTTGGGAAGCGTGGGGCACCACCCCGACGAGTTCTCACGGCTCTCGAAGATTGTTGAATACGGTCTAATCGACGTGTTTCGCCTCCATGAGTTTGGTGGCGGACACTATTCGTATTGGGAGTTCACGGTTCCGCAAGCGGTTCAGCGAGGGATCGGCTGGAGAATCGATCATATCTACGCAACCGAAGAGCTTGCTGAGAAGTGCGTTAGCTGCACGATAGACAAAAACGCTCGGCTCCTTGAGAAGCCGAGCGATCATACATTTGTGGTTGCCGAGTTTGAGCTTTGA
- a CDS encoding dihydroorotase codes for MSFDTILRNAQVLSSDGIHEADIAIKGGKIVEIGSLAQSTAEVQKDVRGLMVMPGGIDTQVHFREPGLEHKEDLASGSLAALHGGITTYLEMPNTKPETTTPAALEDKIKRATGRSWVNFGFFFGASPSNAEMLGEYENLPGTPGIKVFMGSSTGDLLVASDEDVERVLRHGKRRVAFHSEDEARNSERKELISENPSVHEHHFLRDSESARLCTERLLRICEKTGRPVHVLHISTADELPMLKAAKAKGLPVTCEATPQHLWFAAPEAYERLGTKVQMNPPIRTEEHRAAIWTALQEGLFDVFGSDHAPHTLEEKSKPYPSSPSGMPGVETMLPVLLTFAAQGRISYRTIAKMLCETPAALYTMRHKGKIAPDFDADLVLVDPRNSYIVDESKFHSKCGWSPYHGETFTGSVEAVYVGGFEAMSEGITHGIPRGKVVDFTND; via the coding sequence ATGAGCTTCGACACGATTTTACGCAACGCCCAGGTACTGAGCTCGGATGGTATTCACGAGGCGGATATTGCAATCAAAGGCGGAAAAATTGTCGAAATAGGTTCACTCGCTCAAAGCACTGCGGAAGTGCAAAAGGATGTCAGAGGCCTCATGGTGATGCCAGGAGGAATCGATACTCAAGTGCACTTTAGAGAACCCGGTTTGGAGCACAAGGAAGATCTTGCGTCCGGATCACTTGCGGCTCTCCACGGCGGGATTACGACCTACCTTGAAATGCCGAACACCAAACCGGAAACCACGACGCCTGCTGCACTTGAGGACAAGATCAAGCGAGCGACGGGGCGTTCATGGGTCAACTTTGGCTTCTTCTTCGGCGCCTCGCCAAGCAACGCGGAAATGCTTGGTGAGTATGAGAATCTCCCCGGAACCCCGGGGATAAAGGTCTTTATGGGTTCCAGTACGGGTGATCTACTCGTCGCCAGCGACGAAGATGTCGAGAGAGTCCTGCGCCACGGAAAGCGACGGGTGGCATTTCACAGCGAAGACGAAGCCCGAAACTCTGAGCGCAAGGAGTTGATCTCGGAGAACCCTTCGGTCCACGAGCACCACTTTCTGCGCGATTCCGAGAGCGCAAGACTCTGCACCGAGCGCCTTCTGCGCATCTGCGAAAAGACGGGTCGTCCGGTTCATGTGCTGCATATCTCAACCGCCGACGAACTTCCAATGCTCAAGGCAGCAAAAGCTAAAGGTCTGCCTGTGACTTGCGAAGCCACCCCTCAGCATCTCTGGTTTGCCGCTCCGGAAGCCTACGAGCGACTTGGGACTAAGGTTCAAATGAATCCGCCCATACGGACCGAAGAGCATCGTGCGGCGATTTGGACTGCTTTACAAGAGGGGCTGTTTGATGTTTTTGGCTCAGATCATGCGCCGCACACGTTGGAAGAAAAGTCTAAGCCTTATCCATCCAGCCCCAGCGGGATGCCAGGAGTTGAGACTATGCTGCCGGTGCTTCTTACATTTGCAGCCCAGGGACGAATCAGCTACCGAACCATCGCAAAAATGCTCTGTGAGACGCCAGCGGCTCTCTACACGATGCGACATAAAGGAAAGATCGCTCCCGACTTCGACGCCGATCTTGTTCTGGTTGATCCAAGAAACTCTTACATCGTTGACGAATCCAAATTCCACTCGAAGTGCGGTTGGTCACCTTATCATGGGGAAACGTTTACAGGCTCCGTGGAGGCCGTCTATGTTGGTGGCTTCGAGGCGATGTCAGAAGGCATCACTCACGGAATACCGAGAGGTAAAGTCGTGGACTTTACCAACGATTGA